A region of Anopheles merus strain MAF chromosome 2R, AmerM5.1, whole genome shotgun sequence DNA encodes the following proteins:
- the LOC121587919 gene encoding transmembrane protein 141: MNDIRQLKDQQRDKHPGFDSYIECMSRSLFTGLATFSLGFAGIYFLQQIGQRYLPYTKKGNILVATLVATGAAYKVTSDRTRACQARWMAVEEKYSVLQDAIEPAVPSKETIV; this comes from the coding sequence ATGAACGACATACGTCAGCTGAAGGACCAACAGCGCGACAAACATCCAGGCTTCGATTCGTACATCGAGTGCATGAGCCGGTCGTTGTTTACGGGGTTGGCGACGTTTTCGCTCGGGTTTGCCGGCATTTACTTCCTGCAGCAAATCGGCCAGCGCTATCTGCCGTACACGAAGAAGGGCAACATACTGGTGGCTACGCTGGTCGCAACCGGCGCCGCGTACAAGGTGACCTCCGACCGTACCCGTGCCTGCCAGGCCCGGTGGATGGCCGTCGAGGAGAAGTACAGTGTGCTGCAGGACGCGATCGAACCGGCTGTACCGTCGAAAGAGACGATTGTTTAG
- the LOC121587918 gene encoding UMP-CMP kinase, with translation MTSVIARSTGSTLHHIKRCWSGSLIGGKQCIRPSALPQSVVRNGSVPVCPFGTKFSVMGKPKVVFVLGPPGSGKGTQCEKIVKEFGYTHLSAGDLLREERNREGSEYGALIEDNIKNGRIVPVEITCALLENAMNKTTEATGNDRFLIDGFPRNEDNLQGWTKKMADKVEQQFVLFFECSEQQCTERCLKRGESSGRSDDNAESLKKRFNTYINDTVAIIKHYEELQLVKKIDASAGPDAVFEHVKAIFGEQK, from the exons ATGACGTCGGTAATTGCTCGCTCGACAGGCTCGACGCTACATCACATCAAACGCTGCTGGTCCGGCTCGCTTATCGGTGGCAAACAGTGTATCCGGCCGTCGGCGCTTCCGCAATCCGTCGTACGCAACGGCAGTGTCCCCGTGTGTCCATTCGGAACGAAGTTTAGCGTGATGGGCAAACCGAAGGTGGTGTTTGTGCTCGGTCCGCCCGGCTCGGGCAAGGGTACGCAGTGCGAGAAGATAGTGAAAGAGTTTGGCTACACGCACCTTTCCGCCGGGGATTTGCTGCGCGAGGAGCGCAACCGGGAGGGGTCCGAGTACGGAGCGCTGATTGAGGACAACATTAAGAACGGGCGGATCGTGCCGGTGGAAATTACCTGCGCCCTGCTGGAAAATGCCATGAACAAAACCACTGAG GCGACCGGTAACGATCGATTCCTGATCGATGGTTTCCCCCGGAACGAGGACAACCTGCAGGGCTGGACGAAGAAGATGGCCGACAAGGTCGAGCAGCAGTTTGTCCTGTTCTTCGAGTGCTCCGAGCAGCAGTGCACCGAGCGGTGCCTGAAGCGGGGCGAGAGCAGCGGCCGCTCGGATGATAATGCGGAAAGTTTGAAGAAGCGCTTCAACACATACATCAACGACACGGTGGCCATCATTAAGCACTACGAGGAGCTGCAGCTGGTGAAGAAAATCGATGCCAGCGCCGGCCCGGATGCGGTCTTTGAGCACGTGAAGGCAATTTTCGGCGAGCAGAAGTAG
- the LOC121587917 gene encoding putative GTP-binding protein 6, protein MLGLSVRSIVRKACVKNVLLQSFQPKCRNEVERCRQLTQLFFCREKYTDSSKYKGGKQAGQRQKAIASKHEDDDEALDETMNQRTELIEDREYDTVASSAMHVTKQILNVQHVVIIQPYIKWGPRKNPTKPDLLLQEAEALVRSLPRWNIELSMKVPVETLDKRQLFGTGKLEELKGIIQARQETGTPLTCVFISKGTLTYGQKQTLEQVFRLPVMDRYSVVVQILRLHAVSMEAKLQVALAELPYIWSQVKDQEGSAKGGGRIFLSDSQRQMLQLRERKLRNELATIRSHRELLRNRRRQKNFPVVAVVGYTNAGKTSLIKALTEEQSLQPRDQLFATLDVTAHAGLLPCKLEVLYMDTVGFMADIPTGLIECFVATLEDAMLADVIVHVQDMAHENCAEQRAHVERTLGKLMQQGNNGDRALTPERIINVGNKIDLVADPADLRMDSDGEQQRLHLISSRTLVGVHELLLEVERRVLHATGRQRMVIRVPMGGQELPWLYKNAAVTESAADPNNAERLLVSVVITEAKLQQFRHLFIRNRG, encoded by the coding sequence ATGTTAGGATTAAGTGTAAGAAGTATCGTTCGGAAGGCGTGCGTGAAGAATGTTTTACTACAATCCTTCCAACCAAAGTGCCGCAACGAGGTGGAACGATGCCGACAATTAACACAACTGTTCTTTTGCCGAGAAAAGTACACCGATTCGAGCAAGTACAAGGGAGGAAAGCAAGCTGGCCAGCGACAGAAAGCGATCGCATCAAAACACGAAGACGATGACGAAGcattggatgaaacaatgAACCAACGAACGGAGCTGATAGAGGATCGCGAGTACGACACGGTTGCATCCAGTGCGATGCATGTAACGAAACAGATCCTCAACGTACAGCATGTAGTGATCATACAACCGTACATCAAATGGGGACCTCGGAAGAATCCCACCAAACCGGACCTACTGCTCCAGGAGGCGGAAGCGCTCGTCCGTTCGCTGCCCCGATGGAACATTGAGCTCAGCATGAAGGTGCCAGTAGAAACGCTCGACAAGCGACAACTGTTCGGCACCGGTAAGCTGGAGGAACTTAAAGGCATCATCCAGGCGCGGCAAGAAACCGGCACACCACTCACCTGTGTGTTCATCAGCAAGGGTACACTGACCTACGGCCAGAAGCAAACGCTCGAGCAAGTGTTTCGGCTGCCGGTGATGGATCGTTACTCGGTAGTCGTACAGATACTTCGGCTGCACGCGGTCAGCATGGAGGCAAAGCTGCAGGTCGCCCTTGCCGAGCTACCGTACATCTGGTCCCAGGTGAAGGACCAGGAAGGATCGGCAAAAGGCGGCGGTCGTATCTTTCTGAGCGACTCCCAACGACAGATGCTACAGTTGCGGGAGCGCAAACTACGCAACGAGCTGGCCACGATCCGCTCCCACCGTGAGCTGCTGCGCAATCGACGCCGGCAGAAAAACTTCCCCGTCGTAGCCGTGGTCGGTTACACCAATGCGGGCAAAACGTCGCTCATTAAAGCGCTGACGGAGGAGCAAAGCCTGCAGCCGCGGGATCAACTGTTTGCAACGCTGGACGTGACGGCTCACGCCGGCCTGCTGCCCTGCAAGCTCGAGGTGCTGTACATGGACACGGTTGGCTTTATGGCGGACATACCTACCGGGCTGATTGAATGTTTCGTGGCCACGCTCGAGGACGCTATGCTGGCCGATGTGATCGTGCACGTGCAGGACATGGCGCACGAGAACTGTGCGGAGCAGCGTGCGCACGTGGAGCGCACGTTGGGCAAGCTGATGCAGCAGGGCAACAACGGGGACCGAGCGCTAACCCCGGAGCGTATCATTAATGTGGGCAATAAGATCGATCTAGTTGCCGACCCGGCCGACCTGCGCATGGACAGTGATGGCGAGCAGCAGCGACTGCATCTCATCTCCTCCCGCACGCTGGTCGGTGTGCACGAGTTGCTGCTGGAGGTGGAACGACGTGTGTTGCACGCTACGGGACGGCAGCGCATGGTGATACGGGTGCCGATGGGTGGGCAGGAGTTGCCGTGGCTGTACAAGAATGCGGCCGTGACGGAGTCGGCCGCCGATCCGAACAACGCCGAACGGTTGCTGGTGAGTGTGGTGATAACCGAGGCCAAGCTGCAACAGTTTCGCCATTTGTTCATTCGAAATCGCGGCTGA